One region of Citrus sinensis cultivar Valencia sweet orange chromosome 6, DVS_A1.0, whole genome shotgun sequence genomic DNA includes:
- the LOC102609374 gene encoding thaumatin-like protein 1b, giving the protein MMNTRAIFCLTFSFLISGAHLATITFTNNCQNTIWPGALTADGGAQLSENGFELASKAKKTLDVPSPWKGRFWARTQCSRDSSGKFTCATADCGSGQVTCNGNGAAPPASLVEFTIAADKGQDFFDLSLVDGFNLPLSVAPQGGSGATCTTSSCKANVNAVCPSELAVKGSDGNVIACKSACAAFNEPQYCCTGAFNKPETCPPTKYSKIFKDQCPQAYSYAYDDRTSTFSCTGGPNYDITFCP; this is encoded by the exons ATGATGAATACCCGAGCAATATTTTGCCTTACCTTCTCCTTCCTCATCTCTG GGGCGCACTTGGCAACGATTACGTTCACAAACAACTGCCAAAACACTATTTGGCCGGGAGCCCTAACCGCAGATGGAGGTGCTCAGCTGTCAGAAAATGGGTTCGAGTTAGCATCCAAAGCAAAAAAGACTCTCGATGTTCCTTCCCCTTGGAAAGGCCGTTTCTGGGCTCGAACACAGTGCTCTAGAGATTCCTCCGGCAAGTTCACTTGCGCCACTGCAGATTGTGGCTCAGGCCAAGTCACATGCAACGGTAATGGTGCAGCCCCACCGGCATCTCTCGTGGAATTCACAATTGCTGCAGACAAAGGACAAGATTTCTTCGATCTTAGCCTCGTTGATGGCTTTAACTTGCCTCTTTCAGTTGCCCCACAAGGCGGTTCTGGTGCTACTTGCACGACATCTAGCTGTAAAGCCAACGTGAATGCTGTTTGTCCATCAGAGCTAGCAGTCAAAGGATCCGATGGGAATGTTATTGCTTGCAAGAGTGCATGTGCAGCTTTTAATGAACCACAATATTGTTGCACTGGGGCATTCAATAAACCTGAGACTTGCCCACCGACTAAATATTCTAAGATTTTCAAAGACCAGTGCCCTCAAGCTTATAGCTATGCTTATGATGATCGCACTAGCACATTTTCTTGCACTGGTGGTCCTAATTACGATATTACTTTCTGTCCCTGA
- the LOC102610255 gene encoding thaumatin-like protein 1: MENKASISSLLLLLLIISGGQSEVILNIENQCSYTVWLAASPSSGDFNSEHAPGTLEIFSMPEPWTGSIWARTKCSNNESFYFSCETGDCGTGQVDCQGPMPRYPVTLLNLSINNKSEVSYEVNLNHGFNVPIRIRPDGGTLVDRSGSSCPVVDCIADLSNVCAPELVATNKNGSYVACNSPCDALRDARFCCTENFSGQACQPNQYSKKFKQLCGLAHTYPADNNPPTYSCGGANRYNVTFCPL; the protein is encoded by the exons ATGGAAAACAAAGCTTCTATTTCCAGCCTGCTCCTACTTTTGTTGATCATTTCTG GTGGGCAGTCTGAAGTAATTCTTAATATTGAGAACCAGTGTTCATACACGGTGTGGCTTGCTGCATCTCCATCTTCTGGCGACTTCAACTCTGAGCATGCACCTGGCACCCTGGAAATATTTAGCATGCCGGAACCATGGACCGGTAGCATTTGGGCGCGAACCAAATGCTCCAATAATGAATCGTTTTACTTTTCTTGTGAGACCGGAGACTGCGGGACAGGCCAAGTTGATTGCCAAGGGCCAATGCCCAGATACCCTGTTACCTTACTCAATTTatcaatcaataataaatCTGAAGTGTCGTACGAAGTGAACTTGAACCACGGGTTCAATGTTCCGATCCGGATCAGACCGGATGGCGGGACGTTGGTGGACAGGTCTGGATCATCATGCCCTGTTGTGGATTGCATTGCGGACTTGAGCAATGTGTGCGCTCCAGAATTGGTGGCCACAAACAAAAATGGATCGTATGTAGCATGCAATAGTCCATGTGATGCGTTAAGAGATGCAAGATTTTGCTGTACTGAGAATTTCAGTGGCCAAGCTTGCCAGCCTAATCAGTATTCCAAGAAATTTAAGCAGCTGTGCGGTTTGGCTCACACCTATCCGGCAGATAATAACCCCCCTACGTATTCATGTGGTGGGGCTAATCGTTATAATGTAACTTTCTGCCCCctttaa